Proteins from a genomic interval of Niabella soli DSM 19437:
- a CDS encoding C45 family autoproteolytic acyltransferase/hydolase has product MLKKSKFLRRLLRVLAVIVLLFGLLFAYLVWVSDIPEPKIKDTAALQLQRQQPDSGLYTIGNNWFRKSNSGLYELYIKGAPFERGVINGKLSKELVQLQEDYFSEQINRMVPSNFYRHFLKYFIGWFNRKLPDYVADEYKDEIFGISRSASDNYGYIGDKYQRILNYHSAHDIGHALQNLALVGCTSFGTWGTASADSTMIIGRNFDFYVGDDFAKNKIVEFVNPSAGYKFMSVTWGGFIGVVSGMNEKGLTVTINAAKSSVPSGAATPVSLVAREVIQYAKNIDEAIAIARKRKMFVSESFLVGSAADNKAVIIEKTPDSLAVYDPRKNSILCTNHFQSNAFWNSKPNKEMREKSSSVYRYNRLNQLLSENGKNSVQKTINILRDFRGMNNADIGLGNEKAVNQFIAHHSIVFEPQKLLVWVSTAPWQLGPYVCYDLKKIFSLQGLSKNIEVNESALTIPADSFIYTPAFKRFEQFRALRARVQNGEQINPDSLVADNPTFYNSYILAGDYCFKNRLYSKAAQFYQKALTLEIANHGEREHAEKMLKKAREKTAG; this is encoded by the coding sequence ATGCTTAAAAAAAGTAAATTTTTACGAAGATTATTACGAGTACTGGCAGTGATCGTTTTACTGTTCGGCCTGCTATTCGCCTACCTGGTGTGGGTATCTGATATCCCTGAACCCAAAATAAAAGACACCGCTGCATTACAATTGCAGCGCCAGCAACCTGATAGCGGTTTATACACGATCGGGAATAACTGGTTCCGCAAAAGCAACTCCGGTCTTTACGAATTATATATAAAGGGTGCTCCTTTTGAGCGGGGCGTCATTAATGGCAAATTAAGTAAAGAGTTGGTACAGTTGCAGGAGGATTATTTCAGCGAGCAGATCAACCGTATGGTGCCATCGAATTTTTATCGTCACTTCCTGAAATATTTTATCGGCTGGTTCAACCGCAAACTTCCGGATTATGTTGCGGATGAATATAAAGACGAGATCTTTGGTATATCCCGATCAGCCTCTGATAACTATGGCTATATCGGCGATAAATACCAGCGTATTTTAAACTATCATTCTGCGCACGACATTGGCCATGCCCTTCAAAACCTCGCATTGGTAGGCTGTACCTCTTTTGGTACCTGGGGTACGGCCTCCGCCGACAGCACTATGATCATCGGGCGCAATTTTGACTTTTATGTGGGTGATGATTTTGCAAAAAATAAGATCGTCGAATTTGTTAACCCCTCTGCCGGGTATAAATTCATGAGCGTTACCTGGGGGGGCTTTATCGGTGTGGTATCCGGGATGAATGAAAAGGGATTGACGGTTACGATCAATGCCGCAAAAAGCAGTGTTCCTAGTGGTGCAGCCACCCCGGTATCGCTGGTTGCCCGCGAAGTGATCCAATATGCAAAAAACATAGATGAAGCCATCGCCATCGCACGCAAGCGGAAAATGTTTGTGTCCGAATCGTTCCTGGTGGGGTCTGCGGCAGACAATAAGGCGGTGATCATAGAAAAGACCCCGGATTCCCTGGCCGTTTATGATCCCCGTAAAAATTCCATTCTTTGCACGAACCATTTCCAGAGTAATGCCTTCTGGAATTCGAAACCCAACAAAGAAATGCGGGAGAAAAGCTCATCGGTTTACCGCTACAACCGCCTAAACCAGTTGCTTTCCGAAAACGGAAAAAACTCTGTCCAAAAAACGATTAATATTCTCCGTGATTTCAGGGGAATGAACAACGCCGATATCGGGCTGGGTAATGAAAAAGCGGTCAACCAGTTTATCGCGCATCATTCTATTGTTTTTGAACCACAGAAATTACTGGTTTGGGTCTCTACCGCTCCCTGGCAGTTGGGACCTTATGTTTGTTATGATCTGAAAAAGATCTTTTCACTTCAGGGACTTAGTAAAAATATTGAAGTAAACGAATCCGCGTTAACAATCCCTGCCGATTCATTTATTTACACGCCGGCCTTTAAACGGTTTGAGCAATTTCGTGCTTTGCGTGCCAGGGTCCAGAATGGGGAACAAATCAATCCCGATAGCCTGGTAGCCGACAATCCCACTTTTTACAATAGTTATATTTTGGCGGGCGATTATTGTTTTAAAAACAGGCTTTATTCAAAAGCAGCGCAGTTCTATCAAAAGGCTTTAACCCTGGAAATTGCCAATCACGGGGAACGGGAGCATGCCGAGAAAATGCTCAAAAAAGCAAGAGAGAAAACAGCAGGATAA
- a CDS encoding DUF2062 domain-containing protein, with translation MEPAISKIPDGIADRFLKSGTCVIIPTYNNASSIEQVVRDVLRYTQQIIIVNDGSTDITPEILKNFPQLTVLSYNPNKGKGMALRTGFNKAIALGYNYAITIDSDGQHFAKDLPLFLDKLETEGPALIMGSRNMAGTAHVPGKSSFGHKFSNFWYKVETGIDCPDTQTGYRLYPLKPIGDLRLFTRKYELEIEVIVRLAWGGVKVSSVPISVYYPPKEERITHFRPFKDFSRISVLNTILVLIAFLYIKPRDFFRRFTRKNWKQELKRLLLNPNESITTKANSIAFGGFMGIIPIWGFQLLVGIALAHLMKLNKTLVVTAAHISIPPLIPFVVFLSYKMGKPFMGARAVDISFNKQLTLKYIGENLEQYLYGSVTLAVVVGILFWVVTFFFLEFKRSNKRIPANGKAE, from the coding sequence GTGGAACCAGCAATTTCTAAAATACCTGATGGCATTGCAGACCGGTTTTTGAAATCGGGCACATGCGTTATTATTCCAACCTATAATAATGCGTCCAGCATTGAACAGGTCGTCAGGGACGTGTTGCGCTATACGCAACAGATCATTATTGTAAATGATGGTTCAACAGACATAACGCCGGAAATCTTAAAAAACTTTCCGCAACTGACTGTACTATCCTACAACCCCAATAAGGGCAAAGGCATGGCCCTCAGAACCGGTTTTAACAAGGCAATAGCATTGGGTTATAACTATGCCATCACCATTGATTCAGACGGGCAGCATTTTGCAAAAGACCTGCCTTTATTTCTTGACAAACTGGAAACGGAAGGCCCGGCCCTGATCATGGGAAGCCGCAATATGGCCGGCACCGCTCATGTGCCAGGCAAAAGCAGTTTCGGGCATAAGTTCTCCAATTTTTGGTACAAGGTAGAAACAGGTATCGATTGCCCGGATACACAGACCGGCTACCGGCTATACCCCCTCAAACCCATTGGCGACCTGCGGCTGTTTACACGCAAATATGAATTGGAGATAGAGGTGATCGTGCGACTGGCCTGGGGGGGCGTAAAAGTTTCCTCGGTTCCGATTTCCGTATATTACCCGCCAAAAGAAGAGCGCATTACGCATTTCAGACCATTCAAGGATTTTAGCCGGATCAGCGTGCTAAACACTATTCTGGTGCTCATTGCTTTTTTATATATCAAGCCCCGGGATTTTTTCCGGCGCTTTACAAGGAAAAACTGGAAGCAGGAATTGAAGCGCCTGCTCCTCAACCCCAATGAATCTATAACTACAAAAGCAAATTCTATCGCTTTTGGGGGCTTTATGGGCATTATACCCATTTGGGGGTTCCAGTTGCTGGTGGGCATTGCTCTGGCTCATCTGATGAAATTAAACAAAACGCTGGTGGTAACGGCCGCTCATATCAGCATTCCGCCACTGATCCCTTTCGTTGTTTTTTTGAGTTACAAAATGGGAAAACCTTTTATGGGCGCCAGGGCGGTAGACATATCCTTCAACAAACAATTGACGCTTAAATACATTGGCGAGAACCTGGAACAATATCTTTATGGAAGTGTTACCCTGGCTGTTGTTGTGGGTATCCTTTTCTGGGTGGTCACCTTTTTCTTTTTAGAATTTAAACGAAGTAATAAACGAATACCGGCAAACGGAAAAGCTGAATAA
- a CDS encoding DUF3667 domain-containing protein yields the protein MHKRLRNDPSCLNCGATTDNRFCGNCGQENLQIHDSGWHFILHYIQDLFHYDGKFWSTLKMLFFKPGLVAREYMEGKRKRHLEPIRLYVFASTIFFIIAFINNKQEKETAAAENYPARLYRIEKEQAYFKGKPGVVFADSLYQFIAKEKELNEKAAQKPTVKGVFDTLKREGVDNPVINGARRFAEGVVNKVAQKSKEEYEGDQDELLRELPEKIKHKLPQLFFVSLPFFAFFLWVLHRRKTKRSYADNFIFSVYNYSYIYIVLLVATLADLLTSLAFPNTVVAAITGYLWTGIIFYLFVYMALAMKRFFGDGFGRAVLKESVALLFSGIIILGLFVGLGAWFLY from the coding sequence ATGCACAAAAGATTGAGAAATGATCCTTCCTGTTTGAATTGCGGCGCAACAACTGACAACCGGTTTTGCGGCAATTGCGGCCAGGAGAATCTGCAAATACACGATTCCGGATGGCATTTTATTTTACACTATATACAGGACCTGTTTCATTATGACGGAAAGTTCTGGAGTACATTAAAAATGCTTTTCTTTAAACCAGGTCTGGTTGCACGGGAGTATATGGAAGGCAAACGTAAGCGCCATCTGGAGCCGATACGTTTGTATGTTTTTGCGTCAACGATTTTTTTTATTATTGCTTTTATTAATAATAAGCAGGAGAAAGAAACCGCTGCCGCCGAAAACTACCCGGCAAGACTATACCGGATAGAAAAAGAGCAAGCGTATTTTAAAGGTAAACCGGGGGTGGTATTTGCCGATTCCTTATATCAATTTATTGCAAAAGAAAAAGAACTTAATGAAAAGGCCGCACAGAAACCGACTGTCAAAGGGGTGTTTGATACGCTTAAAAGGGAGGGCGTAGATAACCCGGTTATCAATGGGGCCCGGCGCTTTGCTGAAGGGGTTGTTAATAAGGTGGCACAAAAAAGTAAAGAGGAATATGAAGGCGACCAGGATGAGTTATTGAGGGAGCTGCCGGAAAAGATTAAGCATAAGCTACCGCAATTGTTTTTTGTAAGCCTGCCTTTTTTTGCCTTTTTTCTTTGGGTGCTGCATCGCAGAAAAACAAAAAGATCCTATGCCGACAATTTTATTTTTTCCGTTTATAATTATTCTTATATCTATATTGTTTTACTGGTGGCAACGCTTGCTGATCTGTTAACAAGTCTGGCATTTCCCAATACTGTGGTTGCTGCTATTACCGGTTATCTTTGGACGGGGATTATCTTTTACCTGTTTGTGTACATGGCACTGGCAATGAAGCGCTTTTTCGGCGATGGTTTTGGACGCGCGGTTTTAAAGGAATCCGTGGCATTGTTATTTTCAGGCATTATTATTTTAGGTTTGTTCGTGGGATTGGGCGCATGGTTCCTGTACTAA
- a CDS encoding 1-acyl-sn-glycerol-3-phosphate acyltransferase — translation MQSFFISIYDFFNTRKALLYSLFFGTLGLFLFFASRIKFVEDVYAIIPKDKKTEKLTQVFENSKFADKLAIMVSLKDTNRVEADSLVTYTDALAVALQEKAKPFIKNNKYKIEDDFTIELFQTIQEHLPVFLSEKDYAKIDTLIQPATLKTTLANDIKLLSTPTGFAVNNIISNDPSGISFLALKKLQQLQLDDNFELYDNHIITRDNKTMMLFITPVYPAGNTGKNKQFFDILQHTIDSLQKTFPHIQPYYFGGAAVSEGNAAQLRKDTILTQTLTILFLVCFIALYFRKKRAPFLILVPVVYGAAFSLALIYLLKGSISVIALGTGSIVLGIVVNYSLHVFNHYRHTGAIRQVIKDLSFPLTIGSFTTIAGFLSLHYATSEMLKDLGLFAGFSLIGAVLCSLIFLPHFLGRPDETRTVRRSWLDRVATLKFESNYWLVGGIFIGTLVFLFYVNKVRFEPDMMQLNYMSKELKRSEAKLNSISGAALKSVYLVTEGNNLDRALIKNEQLQHTIDSFKNIGQINTEAGVSVLFLSDSLQKQRIERWNQYWTPEKKQQLLTAIKEQGTSLGFKAGAFNNFQQLLNNNFTPLDNSQLQSIRNNYLDDYITEKPGQASVVTLLKVPEQYKQPVINALEKENGAIVLDRQYLTNRLTQMVNDDFNRIAWIVSILVAAALLLTYGRIELMLISFIPMLISWVWILGIMALTDIKFNIVNIIVSALIFGLGDDYSLFVMDGLLSEYKTGKKILESYKSSILLSAITTIAGLGVLGFAKHPALRSIAFISVTGILCVVLMSQILIPFLFNIFITSRIKKKFHPWTLWSWHRSSFSFVYFASTSLLLTIVGFFLVKLNPFNKEKGKYIYHILLSKFCMSVLYIMGNFRKKIINPEQERFTKPAVVIANHQSFLDILKMAMLNPRLILLTNQWVWKSPVFGWAIRMADFYPVANGIENSVPLLKTLTDKGYSIVVFPEGTRSIRPPMKRFHKGAFYLAEKLQLDIVPVMLHGLGYTMTKGDYLLKNGPITAQYLPRIKTGDTRWGTHYQERTKSISKYFKEQHTQLTKELEQPRYFKEHLFFNYIYKGPVLEWYLKIKLRLENYYQQFHELLPMEGKILDLGCGYGFMSYILYWGSQEKRSITGVDYDEEKIDTANHCFSKTNDIHFICSDISTFTFERYNGIVISDVLHYLQPRQQAAVIQKAIDSLLPGGVLVIRDGDKDLKEKHKGTRLTEFFSTKVFTFNKTANKLSFLSGKTIEAVAEKNELSLERIDQTKYTSNVIWVLRKTQNL, via the coding sequence ATGCAATCCTTTTTTATTTCCATATATGATTTTTTCAACACCCGAAAAGCCTTGCTTTATTCGTTGTTCTTCGGTACCCTTGGGCTGTTTTTGTTTTTCGCCTCCCGCATAAAATTTGTGGAAGATGTGTATGCCATCATTCCCAAAGACAAAAAAACGGAAAAGCTTACCCAGGTTTTTGAAAACTCCAAATTTGCAGACAAACTGGCGATCATGGTATCATTGAAAGATACGAATCGCGTGGAAGCCGATAGTCTCGTTACCTACACAGATGCGCTGGCAGTAGCCTTACAGGAAAAGGCAAAGCCGTTTATCAAAAACAATAAATACAAAATAGAAGACGACTTCACGATAGAGCTGTTTCAAACGATCCAGGAGCACCTACCTGTTTTTCTTTCCGAAAAAGATTATGCTAAAATTGATACACTAATACAACCCGCCACGTTAAAAACAACGCTGGCAAATGATATTAAATTATTGAGCACGCCAACAGGATTTGCTGTTAACAATATCATCAGCAATGACCCCAGCGGTATTTCCTTCCTGGCATTAAAAAAATTACAACAACTACAGCTCGATGATAATTTTGAGTTATACGATAACCACATCATCACCAGGGATAATAAAACGATGATGTTATTTATTACCCCCGTTTATCCGGCCGGCAATACCGGTAAGAATAAACAGTTTTTTGACATCCTGCAACACACAATAGATTCGCTGCAAAAAACATTTCCGCATATTCAGCCTTACTATTTTGGCGGGGCCGCTGTTTCAGAAGGAAATGCTGCACAGCTCCGGAAAGATACGATCCTTACCCAAACCCTCACCATCCTGTTCCTCGTTTGCTTCATTGCGTTGTATTTCAGAAAAAAGCGCGCACCATTCCTCATTTTGGTGCCGGTTGTTTACGGCGCCGCTTTTTCACTGGCGCTTATTTATCTGCTTAAAGGGAGTATTTCAGTCATTGCCCTGGGCACTGGTTCTATTGTATTGGGGATCGTTGTCAATTATTCGCTACATGTATTTAATCATTACCGCCATACCGGCGCCATCCGGCAGGTAATAAAAGACCTTTCCTTTCCGCTCACCATCGGCAGCTTCACTACCATAGCCGGCTTTTTGTCCCTGCACTATGCAACTTCTGAGATGCTTAAAGACCTGGGATTATTTGCCGGCTTTAGTCTGATCGGCGCAGTCCTTTGTTCGCTTATTTTCTTACCGCATTTCTTAGGCAGGCCCGATGAAACCCGCACCGTACGGCGTTCCTGGCTCGACCGTGTGGCCACCCTAAAATTTGAATCTAACTACTGGCTGGTTGGCGGCATCTTCATCGGCACCCTCGTTTTTTTGTTCTACGTGAACAAAGTGCGTTTTGAACCGGATATGATGCAGCTCAACTATATGTCGAAGGAGCTAAAACGTTCCGAAGCCAAACTCAACAGCATCAGCGGCGCCGCATTAAAATCTGTCTATCTTGTAACAGAAGGAAATAATTTAGATCGGGCACTGATAAAAAACGAGCAACTGCAACATACGATCGACAGCTTTAAAAATATCGGCCAGATCAATACCGAAGCGGGTGTTTCCGTTTTATTTCTTTCAGACTCTTTACAAAAACAACGTATTGAGCGCTGGAACCAATACTGGACGCCTGAAAAAAAACAGCAGCTTCTTACCGCAATAAAAGAACAGGGAACCTCATTAGGTTTTAAGGCGGGTGCTTTCAATAATTTTCAACAGTTGTTAAACAACAATTTTACACCGCTTGACAACAGCCAGTTGCAGAGCATCCGTAATAATTATCTGGATGATTATATTACCGAAAAGCCCGGGCAGGCATCTGTTGTAACGCTTTTAAAAGTTCCGGAGCAATACAAACAACCCGTGATCAATGCGCTTGAAAAAGAAAACGGAGCCATTGTTTTAGACCGGCAGTACCTGACCAACCGGCTAACGCAAATGGTCAATGACGACTTTAACCGTATTGCCTGGATCGTTTCTATCCTGGTTGCCGCCGCCTTGTTACTGACCTATGGACGGATCGAGTTAATGCTGATCTCTTTTATCCCGATGCTCATCAGTTGGGTATGGATACTGGGCATTATGGCGCTTACTGATATTAAATTCAATATTGTAAATATTATTGTCTCTGCCCTCATATTCGGACTAGGCGATGATTACAGCCTTTTTGTAATGGACGGGCTGCTTTCAGAATATAAAACCGGGAAAAAAATCCTGGAGTCTTACAAATCATCGATCCTGCTTTCGGCGATCACCACTATTGCTGGTCTGGGCGTTCTAGGCTTTGCCAAACATCCGGCCCTTCGTTCTATTGCCTTTATTTCCGTAACCGGTATTTTATGTGTGGTGCTGATGTCGCAGATTTTAATCCCCTTCCTGTTCAACATTTTTATCACCAGCCGGATAAAGAAAAAATTTCATCCCTGGACGCTGTGGAGCTGGCATCGTTCTTCTTTTTCCTTTGTGTATTTTGCTTCAACAAGCCTGCTGTTAACGATCGTGGGGTTCTTTTTGGTAAAACTGAATCCCTTCAATAAAGAAAAAGGCAAATACATTTATCACATTTTGCTATCCAAATTCTGCATGTCCGTTTTATACATCATGGGGAATTTCAGAAAAAAAATAATCAATCCGGAACAGGAGCGCTTTACCAAACCAGCAGTGGTTATCGCCAACCACCAGTCGTTCCTGGACATCCTGAAAATGGCGATGCTCAATCCCCGCCTGATCTTATTAACCAATCAGTGGGTTTGGAAATCTCCTGTTTTTGGATGGGCCATCCGCATGGCCGATTTTTATCCCGTCGCCAATGGGATCGAGAACAGTGTACCGTTGTTGAAAACACTTACCGACAAAGGATATTCGATCGTTGTATTTCCCGAAGGAACCCGCAGTATACGGCCGCCCATGAAACGCTTTCATAAAGGCGCTTTTTACCTGGCGGAAAAATTGCAGCTCGATATTGTTCCCGTTATGCTGCACGGGCTGGGCTATACCATGACTAAGGGTGATTATCTTTTAAAGAACGGACCCATTACCGCCCAATACCTGCCCAGGATAAAGACCGGCGACACCAGGTGGGGAACCCATTACCAGGAGCGTACTAAATCCATCTCAAAATATTTTAAAGAACAACATACCCAATTAACCAAAGAGCTGGAACAACCGCGCTATTTCAAAGAGCACCTGTTCTTTAACTACATTTATAAAGGACCGGTACTGGAATGGTATTTAAAAATCAAACTCCGGCTTGAAAATTATTACCAGCAATTTCATGAACTACTGCCAATGGAGGGCAAGATCCTGGACCTGGGTTGTGGATATGGTTTTATGAGTTATATCCTATACTGGGGCAGCCAGGAAAAGCGTAGTATTACCGGGGTGGATTATGATGAAGAAAAGATTGATACGGCGAATCATTGTTTCAGCAAAACAAATGATATTCATTTTATTTGTTCTGACATCAGCACTTTTACATTTGAGAGATATAATGGCATTGTGATCAGCGACGTATTACATTACCTGCAACCCCGGCAACAGGCGGCGGTCATTCAAAAAGCCATTGACAGTCTGTTGCCGGGCGGTGTGCTGGTGATCCGCGATGGCGATAAAGATCTTAAGGAAAAGCATAAAGGCACCCGACTGACCGAATTCTTTTCCACCAAAGTTTTTACATTCAATAAAACAGCAAACAAGCTCTCCTTTCTTTCAGGAAAAACAATTGAAGCGGTTGCAGAAAAAAATGAGCTTTCTTTGGAAAGGATCGATCAGACAAAATATACATCGAATGTGATATGGGTACTGCGGAAAACACAAAATTTGTAA
- a CDS encoding ATP-binding protein → MIKRRLETQLQKILKRSASVALMGPRQVGKTTLALDLAKTQPAIYLDLEDPLDIEKIKDVASFYTANTRKLVILDEVQRTPEIFGQLRGIIDRERRKGNKTGLFLFLGSASLDLLQQSGESLAGRIAYAELYGIDVLEYAADDQELLNRLWLRGGFPESLLADSDNDSLHWRRDFIRTYLERDIPQLGPRIPAQTLERFWTMLTHNQSGIWNASQLARNLEVSSVTIGRYLDLMVDLLLVRRLQPWTFNIGKRLVRAPKIMVRDSGITHALLNISRYNDLLGHPVVGASWEAFIVENLLSVAPSNAQPYYYRTSAGAEIDLVLEFSGKEKWAIEIKRNSVPKLSKGFHIACDDIKADKRFVVYSGRDQFSLGHDIIAIPLPDLMKELLAYHDSQS, encoded by the coding sequence ATGATTAAACGCAGGCTGGAAACACAACTCCAAAAAATTCTGAAGCGTAGTGCCTCAGTGGCCCTTATGGGTCCGCGACAAGTGGGCAAAACCACGCTTGCATTAGATTTAGCCAAGACCCAGCCAGCCATTTACCTGGATCTCGAAGACCCGCTGGACATAGAAAAAATAAAAGATGTAGCGTCTTTTTACACTGCAAATACCAGGAAACTCGTCATTTTGGATGAGGTTCAGCGGACCCCTGAAATCTTTGGTCAACTCCGTGGCATTATAGACAGGGAAAGAAGAAAAGGAAATAAAACGGGGCTGTTCCTGTTCCTTGGTTCCGCATCGCTGGACCTGTTACAACAATCCGGTGAGTCCCTGGCTGGCAGAATTGCCTATGCGGAACTATATGGTATTGACGTACTGGAATACGCAGCGGACGATCAGGAGTTACTAAACCGTTTGTGGTTACGGGGCGGATTTCCGGAAAGTCTTTTGGCCGACAGTGACAACGACAGTCTTCATTGGCGGCGCGACTTCATAAGAACTTACCTGGAACGTGATATTCCGCAGTTAGGCCCACGCATTCCTGCACAAACATTAGAACGCTTCTGGACAATGCTGACACATAATCAATCCGGCATATGGAACGCCTCACAGTTAGCTCGGAACCTGGAAGTTTCGAGTGTCACTATTGGGCGCTATCTTGACCTTATGGTGGATCTTTTACTGGTACGAAGATTACAACCCTGGACTTTTAATATAGGCAAACGGCTGGTACGTGCGCCCAAAATTATGGTCAGGGACAGTGGCATTACACATGCGCTCCTTAACATATCCCGATATAACGACCTCCTGGGGCACCCGGTAGTTGGAGCAAGCTGGGAGGCATTTATTGTTGAAAATCTCCTGTCTGTGGCCCCTTCCAATGCACAACCCTATTACTATCGCACCTCGGCCGGGGCAGAGATCGATCTGGTATTGGAATTTTCGGGAAAAGAAAAATGGGCTATTGAAATCAAACGCAATTCCGTACCCAAACTGTCCAAAGGCTTTCATATTGCCTGTGATGATATTAAAGCGGATAAGCGATTTGTGGTCTATTCCGGTAGAGATCAATTTTCCTTAGGCCATGACATCATTGCAATACCATTACCAGATTTGATGAAAGAACTATTAGCTTATCATGATTCTCAGTCATAA
- a CDS encoding phytoene desaturase family protein, which produces MYFDVVIIGSGLGGLLCGSILAKKGMHVCIIEKNKQLGGNLQTFSRNKQIFDTGVHYIGGLEKGQNLYQVFKYAGIMDKLRLEKMDEAFDHFLLEHDPKEYVQSQGYDAFIKNLGVDFPEEKEAIIHYCNLVKDTCNRFPLYRLTMHSTASKDAILSLSAKAVIESVTSNKKLQAVLAGNNLLYSGVAGKTPFHVHALIVNSYIESSWKCVDGGSQIAKLLGAEIKKHKGTIIRNCTVNRIVEEAGKITHIETEDGRRFSASYFISNMSPAATLSSTHSAHLKVIYRKRILGLENTISSFSLHIVLKPYSVLYKNHNYYYHKEGHLWNMNDYTTADWPLGYGLYYTADRKNKTYAASVSILTPMWFKNVEQWQHTYNRAGKESERGAAYETFKKQKTDQLLALVNERFPEIVDNAAHIYAATPLTNRDYIGIADGSMYGIQKDFTDPLKTVISPRTRIPNLFLTGQNLNLHGILGTSLSAVLTCTLLLNDNTLVDKIRNA; this is translated from the coding sequence ATGTACTTTGACGTTGTAATCATAGGAAGCGGTCTGGGCGGGCTTTTATGCGGCAGCATATTGGCCAAAAAAGGCATGCATGTTTGCATTATTGAAAAGAACAAGCAACTGGGGGGCAACCTGCAAACCTTTTCGCGCAACAAACAAATCTTCGATACGGGTGTGCATTATATTGGCGGACTGGAGAAAGGGCAGAACTTATACCAGGTGTTTAAATATGCTGGTATTATGGATAAGCTACGCCTGGAAAAAATGGACGAAGCCTTTGACCATTTCCTGCTGGAGCATGACCCAAAAGAATATGTTCAGAGCCAGGGGTATGATGCGTTTATAAAAAACCTTGGGGTCGATTTCCCTGAAGAAAAGGAAGCGATCATCCATTATTGCAACCTCGTAAAAGATACCTGCAACCGGTTTCCTTTGTACCGGTTAACAATGCATAGCACCGCTTCAAAAGACGCCATCCTATCGCTCAGTGCAAAGGCAGTAATTGAATCCGTTACTTCCAATAAAAAATTACAGGCGGTATTGGCCGGCAATAATTTATTGTATTCCGGCGTTGCCGGTAAAACACCCTTCCATGTACATGCGCTTATTGTAAACAGTTATATCGAAAGCAGTTGGAAATGTGTGGACGGAGGCTCGCAAATTGCAAAGCTGCTGGGCGCGGAAATAAAAAAACATAAAGGAACGATCATCCGCAATTGTACCGTAAACCGGATCGTGGAAGAAGCCGGGAAGATCACGCATATTGAAACAGAAGATGGCAGGCGCTTTTCCGCCAGTTATTTTATTTCAAACATGAGCCCGGCTGCTACTTTAAGCAGTACGCACTCTGCTCATTTAAAAGTAATCTATCGAAAACGGATTTTGGGTCTGGAAAATACGATCAGTTCTTTCTCCTTACATATCGTTTTAAAACCGTATTCCGTTCTGTATAAAAATCATAATTATTATTATCACAAAGAAGGGCATTTGTGGAATATGAATGATTATACTACAGCCGACTGGCCGCTGGGCTACGGGTTATACTATACAGCAGACAGAAAAAATAAAACATATGCCGCCTCGGTATCAATCCTGACCCCTATGTGGTTCAAAAATGTGGAACAGTGGCAGCACACTTATAACCGCGCCGGAAAAGAAAGCGAAAGAGGTGCCGCATACGAAACCTTTAAAAAACAAAAAACGGATCAACTACTTGCGTTGGTAAATGAACGTTTTCCTGAGATCGTCGATAATGCAGCCCATATTTATGCCGCCACGCCACTGACCAACCGCGATTATATTGGTATTGCCGATGGATCAATGTACGGCATACAAAAAGATTTTACCGACCCGCTAAAAACGGTCATCAGCCCGCGTACCAGAATACCCAACCTGTTTTTAACAGGTCAGAACCTGAATTTGCATGGAATTTTAGGAACTTCGCTGTCTGCGGTGTTAACCTGTACCCTGTTGCTCAATGATAACACCCTGGTTGATAAAATAAGAAATGCTTAA